In Jaculus jaculus isolate mJacJac1 chromosome 11, mJacJac1.mat.Y.cur, whole genome shotgun sequence, the following proteins share a genomic window:
- the Tfap4 gene encoding transcription factor AP-4 isoform X2, with protein sequence MPLSEASVLCTQEGCLLDLANIPLTPETQRDQERRIRREIANSNERRRMQSINAGFQSLKTLIPHTDGEKLSKAAILQQTAEYIFSLEQEKTRLLQQNTQLKRFIQELSGSSPKRRRAEDKDEGIGSPDIWEDEKAEDLRREMIELRQQLDKERSVRMMLEEQVRSLEAHMYPEKLKVIAQQVQLQQQQEQVRLLHQEKLEREQQHLRTQLLPPPAPTHHPTVIVPAPAPPPSHHINVVTMGPSSVINSVSTSRQNLDTIVQAIQHIEGTQDKQELEEEQRRAVIVKPIRSCLDAHTSDTASDSEASDSDAMDQSREEPSGDGELP encoded by the exons ATGCCATTGTCAGAAGCCTCAGTTCTTTGCACACAGGAGGGCTGCCTCTTGGA CCTTGCCAACATTCCACTGACCCCGGAGACCCAGCGAGACCAAGAGCGGCGGATTCGGCGGGAGATCGCCAATAGCAACGAGCGGAGGCGTATGCAGAGCATCAACGCGGGTTTCCAGTCCCTGAAGACCCTCATTCCCCACACAGATGGAGAAAAGCTCAgcaag gcAGCCATTCTCCAGCAGACGGCGGAGTACATATTCTCTCTGGAGCAGGAGAAGACCAGGCTTCTGCAGCAGAACACACAGCTCAAGCGCTTCATCCAG GAGCTGAGTGGCTCATCCCCTAAGCGGCGGCGGGCCGAGGACAAGGATGAGGGCATTGGCTCCCCTGACATCTGGGAGGATGAGAAGGCGGAGGACCTGCGGCGAGAGATGATAGAGCTGAGGCAGCAGCTGGACAAGGAGCGGTCTGTGCGGATGATGCTGGAGGAACAG GTGCGCTCGCTTGAGGCCCACATGTACCCTGAAAAGCTCAAGGTAATCGCGCAGCAGgtgcagctgcagcagcagcaggagcaggtgCGGCTGCTGCACCAGGAGAAGTTGGAGCGCGAACAGCAGCACCTGCGGACCCAG CTCCTgccccctccagcccccacccaccaTCCCACAGTGATCGTGCCTGCGCCTGCCCCGCCTCCTTCCCATCACATCAACGTCGTCACCATGGGTCCTTCCTCAGTCATCAATTCTGTTTCTACATCCCGGCAAAATCTGGACACCATTGTGCAG GCCATCCAGCACATCGAAGGCACCCAGGACAAACAGGAGCTGGAGGAGGAGCAGCGCCGGGCAGTCATCGTGAAGCCCATCCGCAGCTGTCTGGACGCCCACACTTCTGATACGGCCTCTGACTCCGAGGCCTCAGACAGTGACGCCATGGACCAGAGCCGGGAGGAGCCTTCGGGTGACGGGGAGCTTCCCTGA
- the Tfap4 gene encoding transcription factor AP-4 isoform X1 yields the protein MEYFMVPTQKVPSLQHFRKTEKEVIGGLCSLANIPLTPETQRDQERRIRREIANSNERRRMQSINAGFQSLKTLIPHTDGEKLSKAAILQQTAEYIFSLEQEKTRLLQQNTQLKRFIQELSGSSPKRRRAEDKDEGIGSPDIWEDEKAEDLRREMIELRQQLDKERSVRMMLEEQVRSLEAHMYPEKLKVIAQQVQLQQQQEQVRLLHQEKLEREQQHLRTQLLPPPAPTHHPTVIVPAPAPPPSHHINVVTMGPSSVINSVSTSRQNLDTIVQAIQHIEGTQDKQELEEEQRRAVIVKPIRSCLDAHTSDTASDSEASDSDAMDQSREEPSGDGELP from the exons CCTTGCCAACATTCCACTGACCCCGGAGACCCAGCGAGACCAAGAGCGGCGGATTCGGCGGGAGATCGCCAATAGCAACGAGCGGAGGCGTATGCAGAGCATCAACGCGGGTTTCCAGTCCCTGAAGACCCTCATTCCCCACACAGATGGAGAAAAGCTCAgcaag gcAGCCATTCTCCAGCAGACGGCGGAGTACATATTCTCTCTGGAGCAGGAGAAGACCAGGCTTCTGCAGCAGAACACACAGCTCAAGCGCTTCATCCAG GAGCTGAGTGGCTCATCCCCTAAGCGGCGGCGGGCCGAGGACAAGGATGAGGGCATTGGCTCCCCTGACATCTGGGAGGATGAGAAGGCGGAGGACCTGCGGCGAGAGATGATAGAGCTGAGGCAGCAGCTGGACAAGGAGCGGTCTGTGCGGATGATGCTGGAGGAACAG GTGCGCTCGCTTGAGGCCCACATGTACCCTGAAAAGCTCAAGGTAATCGCGCAGCAGgtgcagctgcagcagcagcaggagcaggtgCGGCTGCTGCACCAGGAGAAGTTGGAGCGCGAACAGCAGCACCTGCGGACCCAG CTCCTgccccctccagcccccacccaccaTCCCACAGTGATCGTGCCTGCGCCTGCCCCGCCTCCTTCCCATCACATCAACGTCGTCACCATGGGTCCTTCCTCAGTCATCAATTCTGTTTCTACATCCCGGCAAAATCTGGACACCATTGTGCAG GCCATCCAGCACATCGAAGGCACCCAGGACAAACAGGAGCTGGAGGAGGAGCAGCGCCGGGCAGTCATCGTGAAGCCCATCCGCAGCTGTCTGGACGCCCACACTTCTGATACGGCCTCTGACTCCGAGGCCTCAGACAGTGACGCCATGGACCAGAGCCGGGAGGAGCCTTCGGGTGACGGGGAGCTTCCCTGA
- the Tfap4 gene encoding transcription factor AP-4 isoform X3, giving the protein MQSINAGFQSLKTLIPHTDGEKLSKAAILQQTAEYIFSLEQEKTRLLQQNTQLKRFIQELSGSSPKRRRAEDKDEGIGSPDIWEDEKAEDLRREMIELRQQLDKERSVRMMLEEQVRSLEAHMYPEKLKVIAQQVQLQQQQEQVRLLHQEKLEREQQHLRTQLLPPPAPTHHPTVIVPAPAPPPSHHINVVTMGPSSVINSVSTSRQNLDTIVQAIQHIEGTQDKQELEEEQRRAVIVKPIRSCLDAHTSDTASDSEASDSDAMDQSREEPSGDGELP; this is encoded by the exons ATGCAGAGCATCAACGCGGGTTTCCAGTCCCTGAAGACCCTCATTCCCCACACAGATGGAGAAAAGCTCAgcaag gcAGCCATTCTCCAGCAGACGGCGGAGTACATATTCTCTCTGGAGCAGGAGAAGACCAGGCTTCTGCAGCAGAACACACAGCTCAAGCGCTTCATCCAG GAGCTGAGTGGCTCATCCCCTAAGCGGCGGCGGGCCGAGGACAAGGATGAGGGCATTGGCTCCCCTGACATCTGGGAGGATGAGAAGGCGGAGGACCTGCGGCGAGAGATGATAGAGCTGAGGCAGCAGCTGGACAAGGAGCGGTCTGTGCGGATGATGCTGGAGGAACAG GTGCGCTCGCTTGAGGCCCACATGTACCCTGAAAAGCTCAAGGTAATCGCGCAGCAGgtgcagctgcagcagcagcaggagcaggtgCGGCTGCTGCACCAGGAGAAGTTGGAGCGCGAACAGCAGCACCTGCGGACCCAG CTCCTgccccctccagcccccacccaccaTCCCACAGTGATCGTGCCTGCGCCTGCCCCGCCTCCTTCCCATCACATCAACGTCGTCACCATGGGTCCTTCCTCAGTCATCAATTCTGTTTCTACATCCCGGCAAAATCTGGACACCATTGTGCAG GCCATCCAGCACATCGAAGGCACCCAGGACAAACAGGAGCTGGAGGAGGAGCAGCGCCGGGCAGTCATCGTGAAGCCCATCCGCAGCTGTCTGGACGCCCACACTTCTGATACGGCCTCTGACTCCGAGGCCTCAGACAGTGACGCCATGGACCAGAGCCGGGAGGAGCCTTCGGGTGACGGGGAGCTTCCCTGA